The following coding sequences lie in one Sorghum bicolor cultivar BTx623 chromosome 6, Sorghum_bicolor_NCBIv3, whole genome shotgun sequence genomic window:
- the LOC8083427 gene encoding putative F-box/FBD/LRR-repeat protein At5g22670 codes for MAFRLQARPGFRDRSIQGLAHRGGRDPQELEALFGRVLSYIHHALPTPPVSVDGDLCILFDADGGGVDRLSRLPDKLLCDIVSRLPIKEAARTAVLSRRWSPIWRAAPLVLVDTHLLPAGDDEIPIDLDHAHSDAVAAAVSRILVAHPGPFRCVRITCCYMEEDRARVERWLKLLASKGVQELFLINRPFPLTIDKHLPATFFSMTTLTRLYLGFWRFPDTTTLPRSAAFPCLRELGLCGTVMDSHDMDFVLARSPVLEILNIEGHLLPPLRLRIISRSLRCVQINGSRVDSITVVDAQRLERILLGYGRNEDSCFKIKITHAPALRMFGKIELAKDELQVGNTIIKAGTMVNPSVMLSAVTILDLHVRFGVRNDSKMLPTILRCFPNIETLHIHSKKTTESTGRLSNKFWKESGAIKCVMSSINMLQVHDFRGERSELAFLKFFIESAQMLNVLVVVYANGFFSSRGEANSKVKALFAGRKATQSCKVVVCESRFSEGGSRWDFEQGSDFSFDDPFGIIGCSSFGVSQWFV; via the exons ATGGCCTTCCGGCTCCAGGCACGGCCAGGCTTCAGGGACCGCAGCATCCAGGGCCTAGCTCACCGCGGAGGCAGGGACCCACAGGAGCTGGAAGCGCTTTTCGGCCGCGTGCTCTCCTACATCCACCATGCGCTCCCTACCCCGCCCGTCTCCGTCGACGGTGACCTCTGCATCCTCTTCGACGCCGACGGTGGGGGTGTCGACCGCCTCAGCCGCCTCCCCGACAAGCTCCTATGCGACATCGTCTCTCGCCTCCCCATCAAGGAAGCCGCGCGCACGGCGGTGCTCTCCCGCCGTTGGAGCCCCATCTGGCGCGCCGCCCCGCTCGTCCTCGTCGACACTCACCTCCTCCCGGCCGGCGACGACGAGATCCCCATCGACCTCGACCACGCCCACTCTGACGCCGTGGCCGCCGCGGTCTCCCGCATCCTGGTCGCGCACCCGGGCCCGTTCCGCTGCGTCCGCATCACCTGCTGCTACATGGAGGAGGACCGCGCCCGGGTCGAAcgctggctcaagctcctcgctTCCAAGGGCGTCCAGGAGCTCTTCCTCATCAACCGCCCGTTTCCGCTCACCATCGACAAGCATCTCCCCGCCACCTTCTTCAGCATGACCACGCTCACCCGCCTCTACCTCGGCTTCTGGAGGTTCCCGGACACGACCACCCTGCCACGGAGCGCCGCCTTCCCCTGCCTCCGCGAGCTCGGCCTCTGCGGCACCGTCATGGACAGCCACGACATGGACTTCGTCCTCGCCAGGAGCCCCGTGCTGGAGATCCTCAACATTGAGGGCCACCTGCTGCCACCGCTGCGTCTCCGCATCATCAGCCGCAGTCTCCGGTGCGTGCAGATCAACGGGTCCAGAGTGGACAGCATCACAGTGGTAGACGCCCAGCGCCTCGAGCGGATCCTCCTGGGGTATGGGAGAAATGAGGATTCGTGCTTCAAGATCAAGATTACACATGCCCCAGCTCTGCGCATGTTTGGAAAAATTGAGCTGGCAAAGGACGAGCTGCAGGTCGGCAACACCATCATCAAG GCTGGGACAATGGTGAACCCAAGTGTCATGTTGTCAGCTGTCACGATCCTGGACCTCCATGTCCGTTTTGGGGTCCGCAATGATTCCAAGATGCTGCCCACAATCCTCAGATGTTTTCCCAACATCGAGACGCTGCATATCCAT TCCAAGAAAACTACTGAATCCACTGGCAGGCTCAGCAACAAGTTCTGGAAGGAGTCTGGTGCCATCAAATGCGTCATGTCGAGCATTAACATGCTGCAAGTCCATGATTTCCGAGGGGAGCGGAGTGAGCTTGCCTTCCTCAAGTTCTTTATTGAGAGTGCACAGATGCTGAATGTGCTTGTGGTTGTGTATGCCAATGGGTTCTTCAGTTCAAGGGGTGAGGCCAATTCCAAAGTGAAGGCTCTGTTTGCTGGGAGAAAGGCCACACAAAGCTGTAAAGTGGTGGTCTGTGAGAGTAGGTTTTCTGAAGGTGGTAGCCGTTGGGACTTCGAACAAGGCTCTGATTTCTCTTTTGATGATCCTTTCGGAATCATCGGGTGTAGTTCCTTTGGAGTTAGTCAGTGGTTTGTTTAA